A stretch of the Pantoea deleyi genome encodes the following:
- the eptA gene encoding phosphoethanolamine transferase EptA yields MPRIRISQPVLHRVTFIILFSLYISVFLNLPFYRQASSLIPFNGAGNLLFFLSMPVVAFCVINMVVTLASFLWLDRIIIALFVMIAATAQYFIQHYGIVLDRSMITNVVDTTPAESLALLTPQMILVILASGVFVAALAFWPRFKTSVPVWKGIVQRGISLAISLVLIALIALLFYKDYASLIRNNHSLLKSLSPSNFIAASLSYYSHRERANLPLVKIGEDARQQPQRLNGPKKNLTILVVGETSRAANFSLGGYGRETNPLLVKEDVIYFPATSSCGTSTAVSVPCMFSNMPRSHYDDALASHQEGLLDILQRAGLRVLWNENDGGCKGACARVPNQEMTDLNLPEMCINGECYDDVLFHGLEAYISQLQGNGIIVLHTIGSHGPTYNHRYPPAFRRFTPTCETKQIQECSQAQLINTYDNTILYADYIVDKAITILKAHQDRFTTSLVYLSDHGESLGENGVYLHGLPYAIAPDVQTHVPLLIWLSPDYQQRYGVDYHCLGQHAATQKYSHDNLFSTLLGMTGVETREYVAADDILASCRRQP; encoded by the coding sequence ATGCCACGAATCAGAATCAGTCAGCCCGTGCTGCACCGCGTGACGTTCATTATTTTATTCTCGCTCTATATTTCGGTTTTCCTTAACCTCCCTTTTTACCGCCAGGCCAGTTCACTCATTCCGTTTAACGGCGCGGGTAACCTGCTCTTTTTCCTCTCTATGCCGGTGGTGGCGTTCTGCGTCATTAATATGGTGGTGACGCTCGCCTCCTTTTTGTGGCTCGACAGGATCATCATTGCGCTGTTTGTCATGATTGCCGCCACCGCGCAGTACTTTATTCAGCACTACGGCATCGTCCTTGACCGGTCGATGATCACCAATGTGGTAGATACCACGCCCGCTGAAAGCCTGGCGCTGCTGACGCCTCAGATGATCCTCGTCATCCTGGCGAGCGGCGTCTTTGTCGCTGCGCTGGCCTTCTGGCCCAGGTTCAAAACGTCCGTCCCGGTGTGGAAAGGGATCGTACAGCGCGGCATCAGCCTGGCGATTTCACTGGTGCTCATCGCCCTGATTGCACTGCTTTTTTACAAAGATTACGCCTCACTGATTCGCAATAACCATTCGCTGCTGAAGTCACTCAGCCCCTCGAATTTCATCGCCGCATCACTCTCTTACTACAGCCATCGCGAGCGGGCCAACCTTCCGCTGGTGAAAATAGGCGAGGATGCCCGTCAGCAGCCTCAGAGGCTGAACGGCCCGAAAAAGAACCTGACGATCCTGGTGGTGGGCGAAACCTCACGTGCCGCCAACTTCTCGCTGGGCGGGTATGGCCGGGAAACCAATCCGTTGCTGGTGAAAGAGGATGTTATCTACTTTCCGGCGACCTCTTCCTGCGGCACCTCCACCGCCGTCTCCGTTCCCTGCATGTTCTCAAATATGCCGCGCAGCCATTATGACGATGCGCTGGCCAGCCATCAGGAGGGCCTGCTGGACATCCTGCAGCGCGCCGGGCTGAGGGTGTTATGGAATGAGAATGATGGCGGCTGCAAGGGTGCGTGCGCACGGGTGCCGAATCAGGAGATGACCGATCTTAATCTGCCGGAGATGTGCATCAACGGCGAATGCTATGACGATGTGCTTTTCCACGGGCTGGAGGCGTACATCAGCCAGTTGCAGGGCAATGGCATTATCGTGCTGCACACCATTGGCAGTCACGGGCCCACCTACAACCACCGCTATCCCCCGGCGTTCCGTAGATTCACACCTACCTGTGAAACGAAACAGATTCAGGAGTGCTCTCAGGCGCAGCTGATCAACACCTATGACAATACGATCCTCTATGCGGACTACATCGTTGATAAAGCGATTACGATATTGAAAGCCCATCAGGATAGATTCACCACCAGCCTGGTCTATCTCTCAGACCACGGTGAGTCTCTGGGCGAGAACGGTGTTTATCTGCATGGTCTGCCCTACGCGATTGCGCCCGACGTCCAGACCCACGTTCCGCTGCTGATCTGGCTGTCGCCTGACTACCAGCAGCGTTACGGCGTGGACTACCACTGTCTGGGCCAGCACGCCGCGACGCAGAAATATTCCCACGACAATCTCTTTTCCACGCTGCTGGGAATGACGGGCGTGGAGACCCGGGAATATGTCGCCGCTGACGATATTCTGGCGAGCTGCAGACGTCAGCCCTGA
- a CDS encoding anti-sigma factor — MSAQENEDLVAAEYVLGLTDDATRQSLDKRLNEDAAFAAEVLRWQKAFSGPDRITPSVAPAPGVWQRIERDLSRAASTASAPRTSAHPGFWLGWGLAAALAGFLIVSYVTRPDVTPALQPVAVLSGAQPDAQFVVSLDKSASLIEVSALNITLPADKNFELWLIKGSAAPQSLGLIARREGNAFKLPAGALDNQTVLAVSLEPLGGSKQAGPSGPVVFQGRVTLL; from the coding sequence ATGAGTGCTCAGGAAAACGAAGACCTTGTCGCCGCGGAATATGTGCTTGGGCTGACCGATGACGCCACCCGTCAGTCGCTGGATAAACGGCTTAATGAGGACGCAGCCTTTGCTGCCGAGGTGCTGCGCTGGCAGAAAGCCTTTAGCGGACCCGATCGCATCACTCCGTCGGTCGCGCCTGCGCCCGGCGTCTGGCAGCGGATTGAGCGGGATCTCAGCCGCGCCGCTTCCACAGCCTCTGCACCCCGCACATCCGCTCATCCCGGATTCTGGCTCGGCTGGGGGCTGGCGGCGGCGCTGGCGGGCTTCCTGATTGTCAGTTACGTGACCAGGCCCGATGTCACCCCTGCTCTGCAGCCGGTGGCGGTGCTCAGCGGGGCGCAGCCTGATGCGCAGTTTGTGGTGAGTCTGGATAAGTCCGCTTCGCTGATTGAGGTGTCTGCCCTCAACATCACGCTGCCTGCGGATAAAAACTTTGAGCTATGGCTGATCAAAGGCAGTGCCGCACCGCAGTCGCTGGGGCTGATCGCGCGTCGCGAGGGCAACGCCTTTAAACTGCCGGCCGGCGCGCTGGATAACCAGACGGTGCTGGCAGTCAGTCTCGAACCGCTGGGCGGCTCTAAACAGGCCGGGCCATCGGGGCCGGTCGTTTTCCAGGGCAGGGTCACACTTCTCTGA
- a CDS encoding sigma-70 family RNA polymerase sigma factor, with product MTKNVPHIQAELMNQIACGDKAALAQLYHSLSPKLFGIILRMVRRRDWAEEILHDTFLQIWQSATYYDDRRSEPQIWLCHIARNRAIDFLRKHENRCCSMEEITEAEAGFHTPLSADGGHAEARRLQHCMAHLPSEQRQTLSLAYYRGLSQSEIALSLSQPEGTIKSWIRRALTHLRECIGL from the coding sequence ATGACAAAAAACGTGCCTCACATTCAGGCTGAGTTAATGAATCAGATTGCCTGCGGCGACAAAGCCGCGCTGGCGCAGCTGTATCACAGCCTCTCTCCGAAGCTGTTCGGCATTATCCTGCGTATGGTCCGGCGCCGTGACTGGGCAGAAGAGATCCTCCACGACACCTTCCTTCAGATCTGGCAATCGGCAACTTATTACGACGACAGGCGCAGCGAACCGCAGATATGGCTCTGTCACATTGCCCGTAATCGGGCGATCGATTTTCTGCGAAAACATGAGAACCGGTGCTGTTCCATGGAGGAGATCACCGAAGCGGAAGCGGGCTTTCATACCCCGCTCTCTGCCGATGGCGGACATGCAGAGGCGCGCCGTCTTCAGCACTGTATGGCGCATCTGCCGTCAGAACAGCGCCAGACGCTTTCGCTCGCCTATTATCGTGGCCTGTCGCAGAGTGAAATTGCCCTCTCCCTGAGCCAGCCGGAAGGCACCATAAAAAGCTGGATCCGTCGCGCGTTAACCCATCTGCGGGAGTGCATAGGCCTATGA
- a CDS encoding fasciclin domain-containing protein: protein MKPFMPALLFSALVFSGASYAATMDSDTVMVGGAAMYPSKNIVQNAINSKDHTTLVAAVKAAGLVPTLEGKGPFTVFAPTNAAFEKLPQGTVDSLLKPENKQKLTSVLTYHVVAGKLDMKALQKKIKAGGGKAELKTVQGGALWVMANGPHNIQLKDAQGNIANITTYDVNQSNGVIDVIDTVLMP, encoded by the coding sequence ATGAAACCATTCATGCCAGCTCTGCTTTTTTCTGCTTTAGTTTTCAGCGGTGCCTCTTATGCAGCGACCATGGACAGCGACACGGTGATGGTCGGTGGGGCAGCGATGTACCCGTCGAAAAATATTGTACAGAACGCCATTAACTCCAAAGATCACACCACGCTGGTGGCGGCCGTTAAAGCGGCGGGTCTGGTGCCGACGCTGGAAGGCAAAGGGCCGTTTACCGTTTTCGCGCCGACTAATGCCGCGTTCGAAAAACTGCCGCAGGGTACCGTCGACTCCCTGCTGAAACCCGAAAACAAACAGAAACTCACCAGCGTGCTGACCTATCATGTCGTGGCCGGGAAACTGGATATGAAAGCGCTGCAGAAAAAAATCAAAGCGGGTGGCGGCAAAGCCGAACTGAAAACGGTGCAGGGTGGCGCGCTGTGGGTGATGGCGAACGGCCCGCACAACATCCAGCTGAAAGATGCCCAGGGCAACATTGCTAATATCACCACCTATGATGTGAACCAGAGTAATGGCGTCATTGACGTTATCGATACCGTGCTGATGCCATAA
- a CDS encoding ATP-binding cassette domain-containing protein, with translation MTAPTIMLSHLRKSYAGHEVLHDISLTAQDGDVISLIGASGSGKSTLLRCIPFLEVPQAGEIAVGDVSVTLDNADEKLSREQRRRIKLMRMQLGFVFQSFNLWPHKTVMQNIIEAPVHVQKRSHSEALEEAEALLHKVGLYAKRDAWPSQLSGGQQQRVAIARALAQQPKAILFDEPTSALDPELVGEVLRVIRGLAEEGRTMIIVTHEMGFARDVSNKAVFLHQGMIEESGSPEQVFLDPISPRCRAFVNSHFERNAG, from the coding sequence ATGACCGCACCTACCATCATGCTGAGCCACCTCAGAAAGAGTTATGCGGGTCACGAAGTGCTGCATGACATCAGCCTGACCGCGCAGGATGGCGACGTCATTTCGCTGATCGGGGCCAGCGGATCGGGCAAAAGTACGCTGTTACGCTGCATTCCGTTTCTGGAGGTGCCGCAGGCGGGGGAGATCGCCGTCGGCGACGTCAGCGTCACGCTGGACAATGCCGATGAAAAACTGAGCCGCGAGCAGCGTCGTCGCATCAAGCTGATGCGGATGCAGCTCGGTTTCGTGTTTCAGAGCTTTAACCTGTGGCCGCATAAAACGGTGATGCAGAACATTATCGAAGCGCCGGTGCATGTGCAGAAGCGCAGCCACAGCGAGGCGCTCGAAGAGGCCGAAGCGCTGCTGCACAAGGTCGGACTCTACGCAAAGCGCGACGCCTGGCCGTCGCAGCTCTCAGGCGGACAGCAGCAGCGCGTGGCGATTGCCCGGGCGCTGGCGCAGCAGCCGAAAGCGATACTGTTCGATGAACCCACTTCCGCGCTGGACCCGGAACTGGTGGGGGAGGTGCTGCGGGTTATTCGCGGTCTGGCGGAGGAGGGGCGCACCATGATCATCGTGACGCATGAGATGGGCTTTGCGCGCGACGTCTCGAACAAAGCGGTGTTTCTGCATCAGGGCATGATCGAGGAGTCTGGCTCACCGGAACAGGTGTTTCTGGATCCGATCTCCCCGCGCTGCCGCGCCTTTGTGAACAGCCATTTTGAGCGCAATGCAGGCTGA
- a CDS encoding ABC transporter permease, whose amino-acid sequence MDIMFLQQTLLALLKGLPLTINLALLSLLGGGVLALLLNLLRMTRVGSLFCRFYVWLFRGTPLLIQIFMVYYGLGSLPAVRESLFWPLLRDPYWCGLLALILNDAAYTSEILRGGLRAVSQQSLEAAKVSGMSSYKIFTRITLPIAVRQALPAYSNEIISMIKATSLVSTISLMEMTGIADSIVSSTFRALEVFLSAALIYLLLTILVSKGVSMLERRLSPYYFGARS is encoded by the coding sequence GTGGATATCATGTTTTTACAGCAGACGCTGCTGGCGCTGCTGAAAGGATTGCCGCTGACGATTAACCTGGCGCTGCTCTCTCTGCTGGGCGGCGGCGTACTGGCGCTGCTGCTGAATCTGCTGCGCATGACGCGCGTCGGCAGCCTGTTCTGCCGGTTCTACGTCTGGCTGTTTCGCGGCACGCCGCTGCTGATCCAGATTTTCATGGTTTATTACGGCCTGGGCAGCTTACCGGCGGTGCGGGAGAGCCTCTTCTGGCCGCTGCTGCGCGATCCTTACTGGTGCGGCTTGCTGGCGCTGATCCTCAACGATGCGGCCTACACCTCGGAGATCCTGCGCGGCGGGCTGCGCGCCGTCAGTCAGCAGTCGCTGGAGGCCGCGAAAGTGTCGGGCATGTCGTCGTATAAGATCTTCACCCGCATCACCTTACCGATTGCGGTCCGTCAGGCGTTACCCGCCTACAGCAATGAAATCATCTCCATGATCAAAGCGACGTCACTGGTCAGTACCATCAGCCTGATGGAGATGACCGGCATTGCCGACTCCATCGTCTCGTCCACGTTCCGGGCGCTGGAGGTGTTCCTGAGCGCGGCGCTGATCTACCTGCTGCTGACCATCCTGGTCAGTAAAGGGGTATCGATGCTGGAACGACGCTTATCACCTTACTATTTTGGAGCACGCTCATGA
- a CDS encoding ABC transporter permease, which translates to MLMTIDWQILGFGDEGWGGVLLNAAAVTVSVSLCAWLLGAMLGSVLCWMQIAGSRWQQRLAAGYITLFRGVPELLVIYLFYFGGRQVVSTVGTALGLQGPFDVNGFVAGAIAIGLISGAYQSGVFRGAFYAIPGGTLEAATVTGMGRLMMFRRIIVPQALRTALPGMGNQWQSVIKESALVSVTGLVETMNQVSTAANSTQMSFFFYSVGAVIYLIITTCSDMVFRYVEKFAMRGQQRVKG; encoded by the coding sequence ATGCTGATGACTATTGACTGGCAGATACTGGGCTTCGGGGATGAGGGATGGGGCGGCGTGCTGCTTAACGCCGCCGCCGTCACCGTCAGCGTGTCGCTCTGCGCCTGGCTGCTGGGGGCGATGCTGGGCAGCGTGCTCTGCTGGATGCAGATTGCCGGTTCGCGCTGGCAGCAGCGGCTGGCGGCAGGCTACATCACACTGTTTCGCGGCGTGCCGGAGCTGCTGGTTATCTATCTCTTCTACTTCGGCGGACGGCAGGTCGTCTCCACCGTCGGCACCGCGCTGGGCTTGCAGGGGCCGTTTGATGTCAACGGTTTTGTGGCCGGTGCGATTGCCATCGGGCTGATTTCGGGGGCCTATCAGAGCGGCGTGTTTCGTGGCGCCTTCTATGCCATTCCGGGCGGCACGCTGGAGGCGGCCACCGTAACCGGCATGGGCAGGCTGATGATGTTCCGGCGCATTATTGTGCCGCAGGCGTTACGCACCGCGCTGCCGGGCATGGGCAACCAGTGGCAGTCGGTGATCAAAGAGTCGGCGCTGGTTTCCGTGACCGGGCTGGTGGAAACCATGAACCAGGTCTCCACCGCCGCAAACTCGACCCAGATGTCCTTTTTCTTCTACAGCGTCGGGGCGGTGATCTACCTGATTATCACCACCTGTTCCGATATGGTTTTCCGCTACGTGGAAAAGTTTGCGATGCGCGGTCAACAGCGCGTAAAGGGATAA
- a CDS encoding substrate-binding periplasmic protein: MMMRNRLFTASLTVALLATSAFSQAKDFGTLKFATEAAYPPFNQTTPGGKIVGYEPDMVAELAKRAGFKYEIIAQKWSGMIPGLIDGKYDAVVDAVTVTPKRAEAIDFTHQYTVSVSSFVTAKKSPLATLPGSGRVVAADDEAGMKKAIDDLKTTFKGKTIAVQVATIQADFLQKYLGDVATIRTYQAGPETYADLLNGRVDAVMASRTNLNAFVKKQSDAISSSGYGFTGGVLGAGSAIGLRKGNSELQQALNQALESMIKDGTLSKLSIKWFGEDVAPKA, from the coding sequence ATGATGATGCGTAACCGCCTGTTCACGGCGTCACTGACCGTGGCACTGCTTGCCACCTCCGCGTTCAGCCAGGCGAAAGATTTTGGCACCCTGAAGTTTGCGACCGAAGCGGCCTATCCTCCGTTTAACCAGACGACGCCGGGCGGCAAAATCGTCGGCTATGAGCCGGATATGGTGGCGGAGCTGGCAAAGCGCGCGGGCTTTAAATATGAAATCATCGCGCAGAAGTGGTCAGGCATGATCCCGGGGCTGATCGACGGTAAATATGATGCCGTGGTCGATGCGGTGACCGTAACGCCAAAACGTGCCGAAGCGATCGACTTCACCCACCAGTACACCGTCAGCGTCTCCAGCTTTGTAACCGCGAAAAAAAGTCCGCTGGCGACCCTGCCGGGCAGCGGCAGGGTCGTCGCGGCAGATGACGAAGCCGGGATGAAAAAAGCGATCGACGATCTGAAAACCACCTTCAAAGGCAAAACCATTGCGGTGCAGGTCGCCACCATCCAGGCTGATTTCCTGCAGAAATATCTGGGCGATGTCGCCACAATCCGCACCTATCAGGCCGGTCCGGAAACCTATGCCGATCTGCTGAATGGCCGCGTTGATGCGGTGATGGCGTCGCGCACCAACCTCAACGCCTTTGTGAAAAAACAGAGCGATGCGATCAGCAGCAGCGGCTATGGCTTCACCGGTGGCGTGCTGGGTGCCGGCTCGGCGATTGGCCTGCGCAAGGGCAACAGCGAGCTGCAGCAGGCGCTGAACCAGGCGCTGGAGTCGATGATCAAAGACGGAACGCTGAGCAAACTGTCGATCAAATGGTTCGGCGAAGATGTCGCGCCGAAAGCGTAA
- a CDS encoding M20 metallopeptidase family protein, whose translation MNQEKARLAGEIKARVNELDSQLVAIRRDIHAHPELGFDTLRTAGLVTDYLQALGLQPRSGVGRTGVVVDIEGAEPGKTLLLRADMDALPIHEQTGLPFASRYPGKMHACGHDIHTATLLGVATILPHYRQQLKGRVRLIFQPAEETPDSGAAAMIADGVADGIDWAVTLHNKPELAAGEIALTRGASTASSDEFDVTVHGVSTHAARPHMGTDPIIATVHLISQLQTLISRERDPAHSAVLTIGHIQGGTTHNIIPDSCLFQGTIRTKSPEVRAAMEASFKRMCEGVALAQNVRIDVNFQRGVPPLMNDDRLIDALETILSHQFDQTIVAQPSASFGAEDFSLFTERAPGCQIHIGSATPGRDDHLHNSDYQPDERSIAAGTQALTRLAVDLLS comes from the coding sequence ATGAATCAGGAAAAAGCACGACTGGCCGGGGAAATAAAAGCCAGAGTTAATGAACTCGACTCGCAGTTAGTGGCGATTCGACGGGATATCCACGCCCATCCGGAATTAGGATTCGATACGCTGCGGACGGCCGGTCTGGTGACGGACTACCTGCAGGCGCTGGGGCTTCAGCCCCGCAGCGGAGTGGGCCGCACCGGCGTGGTGGTCGATATCGAGGGCGCAGAGCCGGGTAAAACGCTGCTGCTGCGCGCCGATATGGACGCGCTGCCTATCCATGAGCAGACCGGTTTACCCTTTGCCAGCCGCTATCCCGGAAAAATGCACGCCTGCGGGCATGACATTCACACGGCGACCCTGCTGGGGGTGGCGACCATCCTGCCGCACTACCGCCAGCAGCTCAAAGGCCGGGTCCGGCTGATATTCCAGCCCGCGGAAGAGACGCCCGACAGCGGCGCAGCCGCCATGATTGCGGATGGCGTTGCTGACGGCATCGACTGGGCCGTAACCCTGCATAATAAACCCGAGCTGGCTGCGGGCGAAATCGCCCTGACACGCGGGGCCAGCACGGCCTCCAGCGACGAATTCGATGTGACGGTGCACGGCGTCTCGACCCATGCGGCCCGCCCGCATATGGGCACCGATCCGATCATCGCCACCGTTCATCTCATCAGCCAGCTGCAGACCCTGATTTCACGCGAACGCGATCCGGCGCACTCCGCCGTTTTGACGATCGGACATATTCAGGGCGGAACCACCCACAACATCATTCCCGACAGCTGCCTGTTTCAGGGCACGATCCGGACGAAATCGCCTGAGGTCCGCGCGGCCATGGAAGCCTCATTCAAACGGATGTGTGAAGGCGTCGCCCTGGCGCAGAATGTGCGCATCGACGTTAACTTCCAGCGTGGCGTGCCGCCCCTGATGAACGACGATCGTCTGATCGATGCGCTGGAAACCATCCTGTCGCATCAGTTTGACCAGACGATCGTCGCACAGCCCAGCGCCAGCTTTGGGGCTGAAGATTTTTCACTGTTTACGGAACGCGCACCCGGCTGCCAGATCCACATCGGATCGGCCACACCGGGCCGTGATGACCACCTGCATAACTCCGACTATCAGCCGGATGAACGCAGCATTGCCGCCGGGACGCAGGCGCTGACGCGCCTCGCAGTTGATTTACTCTCTTAA
- a CDS encoding DJ-1/PfpI family protein produces MTPSLKIGLLLFPDVTQLDLTGPWEVFARTPGVECFLMWKDRHPVRSDRGLSIVPTMTFAACPPLDVICVPGGPGQIALMSDAVTLDFLRRQAEQAQWVTSVYTGSLVLGAAGLLQGYRATCHWGSLDQLALLGADPVSQRVVRDRNRITGAGVTSGIDFALTLVAEIAGEDTARAVQLQMEYDPEPPFSSGSPRTAPPQEVAQAQAQMAPFIATRRAATERAAARLQAQPRDPAGDGAE; encoded by the coding sequence ATGACCCCTTCACTGAAGATAGGCCTGTTGCTGTTTCCTGATGTTACCCAGCTCGATCTGACCGGCCCCTGGGAGGTGTTCGCGCGCACGCCGGGCGTCGAATGCTTCCTGATGTGGAAAGATCGTCATCCGGTGCGGTCCGATCGCGGCCTGTCGATCGTGCCGACCATGACGTTTGCGGCCTGTCCGCCGCTGGATGTGATCTGTGTGCCGGGCGGACCGGGGCAGATCGCCCTGATGTCCGATGCGGTCACGCTGGATTTTCTGCGGCGGCAGGCGGAACAGGCGCAGTGGGTTACGTCCGTCTATACCGGGTCGCTGGTGCTGGGCGCGGCCGGGCTGCTGCAGGGCTACCGTGCCACCTGCCACTGGGGTTCCCTCGATCAGCTGGCCCTGCTGGGGGCGGACCCGGTTAGCCAGCGCGTGGTGCGCGACCGTAACCGCATCACCGGCGCGGGCGTCACCTCTGGCATCGATTTTGCGCTGACGCTGGTGGCGGAAATCGCCGGTGAAGACACCGCCAGAGCGGTGCAGTTGCAGATGGAATATGATCCTGAACCTCCCTTCAGCAGCGGTTCACCCCGCACTGCGCCGCCACAGGAGGTGGCACAGGCACAGGCTCAGATGGCCCCCTTTATCGCCACACGCCGTGCGGCAACGGAAAGGGCGGCTGCCCGGCTGCAGGCTCAGCCGCGCGATCCCGCCGGAGACGGGGCGGAATAA
- a CDS encoding alpha/beta fold hydrolase — MSSHPAFQHHFVTVGSQRLHYLHAGGDHPETVVLLAGFPQSSYAWRDVIPLLARRFNVIAPDMPGQGDSDFPADGYDTDTVARRIVELLQQLGVERFSLAGHDVGAWVAWSLAARYSGKVSRVALLDGGIPGVTLPETLPLVGESARKIWHFAFHSVQDLPEALIAGREGLYLDWFFNQKAASPHRIDPAARREYLRVFQQPGALRAGLAFYRAVDQSAEQNRQRARQGKLSLPLLAVSADRGSIPDMAAPLRAVAQQVYGETITDCGHFIPDEQPEKLADILTRFFTPQPGTNAEARL, encoded by the coding sequence ATGTCGTCGCATCCCGCGTTTCAGCATCACTTTGTCACTGTCGGCTCACAGCGTCTGCACTATCTGCATGCAGGCGGTGATCACCCGGAAACCGTGGTCCTGCTGGCCGGATTTCCGCAGAGCAGCTATGCCTGGCGGGATGTGATCCCTCTGCTGGCCCGCCGTTTCAACGTTATCGCCCCCGATATGCCCGGTCAGGGAGATTCAGATTTCCCCGCCGACGGTTACGACACGGACACGGTGGCCAGGCGGATCGTCGAGCTGCTGCAACAGCTCGGCGTGGAACGTTTCTCGCTGGCCGGACATGATGTCGGTGCCTGGGTGGCGTGGTCACTGGCAGCCCGATACAGCGGAAAGGTCAGCCGGGTGGCGCTGCTGGACGGGGGCATCCCCGGCGTCACGCTTCCGGAGACGCTGCCGCTGGTCGGGGAGAGCGCCCGGAAAATCTGGCACTTTGCGTTTCACTCTGTGCAGGACCTGCCGGAAGCCCTGATCGCGGGCAGAGAAGGCCTCTATCTCGACTGGTTTTTCAACCAGAAAGCCGCCAGCCCGCATCGCATCGATCCGGCGGCCCGGCGTGAATATCTGCGTGTCTTTCAGCAGCCAGGCGCACTGCGGGCCGGGCTTGCGTTCTACCGCGCCGTTGACCAGTCCGCAGAGCAGAATCGCCAGCGTGCGCGCCAGGGAAAACTGTCTCTGCCGCTGCTGGCGGTGAGTGCCGATCGTGGCTCGATTCCTGATATGGCGGCGCCCCTGCGTGCCGTTGCGCAGCAGGTTTATGGTGAAACGATAACTGACTGCGGCCACTTTATTCCGGATGAGCAACCCGAAAAACTGGCGGACATCCTGACCCGCTTTTTTACCCCACAGCCCGGCACAAACGCCGAGGCGCGGCTATAA
- a CDS encoding TetR/AcrR family transcriptional regulator: MNDNRYKDRGRPRAFDADAVLDRAMLLFRQKGYHATSIGDLSQAMQLTTGSIYKAFTDKRTLFADVFARYLSLRNSSLSQRLARCDNGRAKLAELLAFYVDSVRDIEGERGCLVAVSAVELQTLDEELAGAVGAALMRNYQNLQQLILQGQQDGSVNPTLDSAPAASLLLCVVLGMRVAGKVAATRPDASVIPLAMKLLD, translated from the coding sequence ATGAACGATAACCGCTACAAGGATCGGGGGCGGCCACGCGCCTTTGACGCCGACGCGGTGCTCGATCGTGCGATGCTGCTGTTTCGTCAGAAAGGGTATCACGCCACGTCGATCGGGGATCTGAGTCAGGCAATGCAGCTTACCACGGGCAGCATCTACAAAGCCTTTACCGACAAGCGCACGCTGTTTGCAGACGTTTTTGCCCGCTATCTCTCTCTGCGTAACAGCAGCCTGTCGCAGCGTCTGGCGCGGTGTGATAACGGCCGGGCGAAACTGGCAGAGCTGCTGGCGTTCTATGTGGATTCCGTGCGTGACATTGAGGGTGAACGGGGCTGTCTGGTGGCGGTCAGCGCCGTAGAGCTGCAGACGCTGGATGAGGAGCTGGCGGGCGCGGTCGGGGCGGCGCTGATGCGCAATTACCAGAACCTGCAGCAGCTTATCCTTCAGGGGCAGCAGGATGGCTCCGTGAATCCCACGCTCGACAGTGCACCGGCGGCCTCTCTGCTGCTCTGCGTCGTGCTGGGAATGCGGGTCGCCGGTAAAGTGGCGGCGACCCGGCCGGACGCCAGCGTGATTCCACTGGCGATGAAGCTGCTCGATTAA
- a CDS encoding AzlD domain-containing protein, whose product MTHQGLIIAGIALLAAGTYLMRFAGVRLGNRLPISERTQQMLSDAATILLLAVAATTTLFEGQHFAGVARVAGVGFALLLAWRRAPLIMIILGAAMMTALLRFLGVA is encoded by the coding sequence ATGACGCACCAGGGATTGATCATCGCCGGCATCGCCCTGCTGGCCGCCGGAACCTATCTGATGCGCTTTGCGGGTGTCCGGCTGGGTAACCGGCTGCCCATCAGTGAGCGCACGCAGCAGATGCTCTCTGACGCGGCCACGATACTGCTGCTGGCGGTCGCCGCGACCACCACGCTGTTCGAAGGCCAGCATTTTGCCGGTGTGGCGCGGGTCGCGGGCGTGGGCTTTGCGCTGCTGCTGGCCTGGCGGCGGGCACCGCTGATCATGATCATTCTGGGGGCCGCGATGATGACGGCGCTGCTGCGTTTTCTCGGCGTGGCCTGA